DNA from Hypanus sabinus isolate sHypSab1 chromosome 31, sHypSab1.hap1, whole genome shotgun sequence:
gggggagaaagctgttcctgaatccttgagtgtgttccttcaggctccggtacctcctccctgtggtagcaatgagaagagggcatgtcctgggtgatgggggtccttaatgttggactctgcctttctgaggcactgttccTCGAAGGATACTAGTGGCTGGTGCCCGTgagggagctgactgagtttacaactctctgcagcttgcttcagtcctgtgcagtagcatcaccaccccccaccccaacccataccagacggtgatgcagccagtcagaacgttctccacggtacatttgtgGTTTTGGAGTGTTTTGGgggacaaaccaaatctcctcaaactcctaatgaagtgtagccgctgtcgtgccttctttgtagctgcatcgatatgttaggtccaggttagatcctcagagatattgacacccagaaggctgaaattgctcactctcgcCATTTCTGGTCCTTCTGAGGGGATTGGTTCATGATCCCCCGCCTTACCCTTCCTGCAGTCCACAATCCGCTCTTCGACGCAGCGTGCTGTTGTCTCAGTCCACTTAAATGATATTGTGGATTACCTTGCATGTTCTGAGCTTGCCCAATCACTTAACTTTGCAGTCTACTCATACAGAGTCGTGGAGGGAGCCTGAACATTGAATTTTgcaaggcttagatagagtgaacgtgcagaggatgtttcctgtagtgggggagtctcggaccagagggcacagatagaatggatgtggagaggatgtttcctgtaatgggggagtctaggacctgaggacacagatagagtggatgtggagaggatgtttcctatagtgggggagtctaggacccgagggcacagatagagtgaacgtggagaggatgtttcctatagtgggggagtctaggactagaggacacagatagagtgtatgtggagaggatgtttcctgtggtgggggagtctaggaccagaggacacagattgagtggatgtggagagtatgtttcctatagtgggggagtctaggaccagaggacacagattgagtggatgtggagagtatgtttcctatagtgggggagtctaggaccagaggacacagatagagtgggtgtggagaggatgttccctatagtgggggagtctaagactagaggacacagatagtgtgggtgtggagaggatgttccctatagtgggggagtctaagactagaggacacaactTCCTCATACaaggacagaggtgaggaggaacttctttcaccggaaggtggtgaatctgtgaaatctgttgcctcagacggctgtggaggcggagtcattgggtgtatttaaatctGAGCTTGATGGGTACTTGATCAGTCAAGGAGTCAAATGTTATGGGGTGAAGTCAGGAGACAGGGATAAGTAATCAGCCAGACTGGAATGAtagcacagactaaatgggccaaatgccctaattctgctcttattgcCTTAGGATCTTCTTATAAATGTTAAAGAAGGCCATTTAATTCATTGGGGTCCATGTTGGTTCCCTTCAGACTGTCTTCTCGCATGAAGTCTTAGGCGAAATAATTACCCCAAATCACAGGCCGATTCCCAAATCTCACCCTCGAAGGGAACAAAGTTAACTTAGGTTATTTGCTATTTTATATACCAGCGGAAGATCTTacttctgttttattttgtttacACTGACTTCTGCTCTTCCTGGCTGCTCGCTGAAAGTATTGCTTTAAAAAGCAACTATAACTATGCTCCTTGAAAATTTAAAGAATCACCAATAATTATTGCAGTCCAGATTTCTTAGGCTTCTTAAGTTGTATTTCTTATTTCTTAGGTTGTATTCTGTTCTGCAGTACAccttaagcacaagagattctgcaaatggtgGAAAACCAGAGTAGCACAAGCAAAATGccggagaagctcagcaggttaggtagctTCTGTAGAGGGAAGtaaacagtcgacctttcaggccaagctcctgtcctgatgaagggtctcggccagaaacatcggctgtttactcctttccataaatgctgcctgacctgttgagttcctccggcattttctgtgAGTCACTACACTACATCTTCTGCTGGGGCATCTTTGTAGCACTCCCACCTGGGTCTTCCTGCCAATTCTACCTAAGTGATTCTTTATTTTGACAAAGAACGTAGACCTTCATTAAAGTTGTCCCGTAAGTTAATAGACTGGTTATagggtcatagagaagtacagcacagaaacaggcccttcggcccatctagtccatgctgagccatttatACTGCCTACTccaatcgacctgcaccgggacacACCCttccgtacccctaccatccatgtatctagcCGAGTGTTTCCCATCCTTTTCAAACCAAACTGCCCCTCTCCCCCAAAACCACCTTCATACTTGCCCTCTCAGGCACAGTATACTTTCCAGTGCCCCtatagtgtaaaaacatgtccACCATATGCCAACATGAGaaaaaaatgattctgctttgagttcttatttgtctttaaacctagttTACCCAGTGCCAGTGCGTTGTACGGCAGCTTCAATATCAATGCGatccttgaacctgatggtgtttaGCAAGGTTTGAAATATCGGGTTCAAATTCTGACAGCCAAAGCCTCAGGTCCCCAATGAGTAACAATATCCAAGTGGTTTCAGTCTTCCTGAGTATGTGATTCACCGCACTGAAGCCTCTAGGAGAAAGGAattgcaatgaagagcagtttggctgaAACTTCGTTTGACAGTgcagccacataccacaaaatcCAGTGTTTTTGAAaggcatttttgcttcttcatcattctgaatttcaataatttattcttgcaagctctcttaCTGTTCTTCCagggttaattacccagtctggaatttccagatctttcaaatccttgaattgattctggaaaaccttcttcagtgactgcaggtgtaagcagtactcgtGCAAATCACCGTCTGTGAAAGAGGGTGTCATACTTTCCATGTAGGGCAACAGTGAGAACATCCTTCTCCCAATGCTTTGCTTActtatttccaattttctgataaagGTGGACaactgcactttttgcctggattaaattggaATTCTCACCCAGCAGTTTCATTTTTATAATATTCgttttgtcatacagatcagcCAGGTATGCCACGTCTatgtagaagttcaatcttgtttccccaGCTTTTGTCGACTTTGAGCAAAAATCCAACCAGTGTCAAAAAGGTCcaagaaacattttaagcagcagTCTTCTTCACTTTTAAGCGTTCAAGCTCTTCATTGTTATCTTGGCTTAACTGgcgaaatattctgctatttaatggatgagctttaattttgttggtagcagatattacaagagtcacgCTTGAAAAATGTCACTGTTGAGGTTCTTAGCTGCGAGATATTGacgatgaattacacaatggattgcaaacaggcTTGGAATTAGTTTTTTCATAATTGCCATTAAACCGGCATGGCGACCTGTCatatagtactccaagtgttgcAGAAGAAATCATGTTCCCAACCAGACTCCTGTCTGCAATATACATTTTGACTCATCATAGGTTAACACTCCAtagatatttgtttttaactttttacaaaagagaatctctttgtaaacttttctatttttgataaatcataCATATGCCATCagcaatgcctcattgtctcGCACAGctgactcatccagttgtatcccaaattctgttttttgtagcttTGTGCTCAGTTGATGCTCAATGTCTTCATTCATTTTGTCAATTGAACAAACTacagttattactcagaggagttgattttaaaatacaggtatccattttgagaacagtgctgagcacttctgatacagcaggcattattaatctttcaccaattgttgGAGATTTCCCACACTTTGCTAGCATTTTGGAAATAccataagaagcaatgagaccactatcaaggtcatttttacctttcttggcaaatgacgcAAGGGTGTGCAACACTTTTCAAGTGCTTCTTTCATcgtctggaactgagtaataccataagtagccttttcagggcGTCTTTTACGGAAATGttctgcaatcttgatggtttcatggcttcattagacagagCTACAgtattacaaagaagacacatgGGGCATCGCTGATCTGACGAAAATGGAATAAAATCATACTCCCAAGTGTGTAAACATGAACTgatgcactttctgtagtttctgtttctaaGGGTTAGGCATCAGCACCTCCAGACTCATAGAGATACATATTTATCCACCATGAATGGGGCTAAGTTAAAATTAAACGTTAACACAAGCTGGGAATGCCTATCGGATGTTGAGAATGACAGCGAGCTGACACGGATGGAACGATGGTAGAGACACGCAAAGGAATGGCAAGGCGAAGATGAAGACGATCACAATTGCGAAAGTTacgttgacaaggattcagattggTATCTGAATGCTAATTGGGATAGAGCTGGTGTTTGGCGAGCTCCCTTTACACTATTCCGGTTAGCGCGATTGACCCGTAATCCCCAAAGATGGTCCTTGACTGCACATATGAAGCCGTGTTCGCTTTGAACAAGGAGAACCCTTGGTTCACTGATTGGTTCCGGCCAGCGCTGTTTCATTGTGTGACCTGCTTTCCGTAGATCTGTGAAGACAGTTGAGAGGGTGTCCTTGACTTaccaacttctgattttttttttttggttgaaAAATGTTTTTATTAATATCACATTTCCGACAGGAATAACGCTTATTTCCCTTCTTGGCTTTGATTTTCCTCAGGTAGCATTCCAGCTCCTTTCCTTCAAGGATGTAGCCATCAGCTCTTCCACACTGACCAGGTCTTGAAGACGTGCAAGCAAGCAATTTCCCTTGCTGGAATTGTTCTTCTAGCAGTGAACTGATTTTAGCATTCTTTCTTCGCTCTTCATATTTCTTCAGAAGTTTCTTTGCCCTTCTCTTTTTCAGAATTTCTTCCTCTTCGGTTGTCAGTTTGGCACCCTTCTTCCCACCAAGTGGAAGGGCAAAGTGAGGTTCATACTTGAAAGGAGTGCTATCAATCTGAACAATACAGTTCTTTACTAGTGTTTTTGTCCTGACCAATTTATTGTTGGAAGCATTGTGGACTACATCAATGATCCTGGTCTTCCGTGTGCAACGTTAGAACCTTCCTGCGTCCAGCCCCAAAGTCCGATATTTTTTATTTCCACCACGGACTCTCGCTGTGTGGATACGACGTGGTCCAATCTTGGTACTTGCAGGAGGACGGCCAAGTTCATAATTTCTCTTTTTATGATATGGCTTTcttttatctccagtcctgctgcGCTTGTGCCAATTATTCCGGGTTTTCCCCATCCTCAGGCTTACCAACTTTTGAATTGCATGAACTCGTTCTGTGCCGCGAGTCTGTTGGGCACTCTGGTTGCTAATTTAAGCATCTCCAATAACATCTGTTTGGTTGGTAAGTTGGGATGAGATTGCCAAGTTTCGGATGCGTGGTGACCACGAGTGCTCACCGCCTGCAGAGCGATGGTTTTTCCTGTGTTACAGTTTCTCATCCCTTTGTTCGGAAGTGCCTGCTCTACCAACAGTTGGTCAGGTCTCGTGCCTCGAGTTAGGGTGTCGCTTACCGCCCCTCCAAGAATCTTGAAAGCCCCCTTAGGACACGTGACCACTCCCGTTGGGAATCAGGTACCCCATCCAaccctctcttaaatgttgaaattgagctcacatgcccatttgtgctggcagcttgttccacactttcacaaccctctgagtgaagaagcttcccctcatattccccttaaacgtttcacccttaccccatgaagtctggttgtagtcccatccaacctaagtggaaaaagcttgcttgcatttaccctatctgtactcctctatcaaatctcctctcagactTCTACGTTCTAAGAACACAGTCCTAACCGGTTCAATGTTTCCTTACAACTTGGGTcccccagacctggcaacatccttgtaaattttctctgtactcgttcaaccttatttacatctttcctgtagatcggtgaccaaaactgcacacaatactccaaatcaggcctcaccgacgtcttgtacaacttcaactaagaaggcatatagtgtgtAGGCCTTCGTTAGGGGAGTAAGTTCAAGAGTTGAAAGGTAAcattgcaactctataaaactctggttaggccgcactcagagtattgtgttcggttctggtcgcctcaccaggatactgcctggattagagggcatgtcttatgaggatagactGGActcttctctttggagcgaagcaggattagaggtgtgcaagatgttAAGAGATATATATTTCGAGCGGAGACTCCTTTCCCAGGACACAATAGGCTAATACGAGGGGGCGGAGCTTTCAGGAGATTGGAGGAGGGTataaggggagatgtcagaggtaggtttttctcagcgagtggtgggtgtgtggaaggcaTTGCCAGGGGTGGTAGAAGACACGGATGCATCAGGGAGATTTAAAAATGAGACccggatgaaaggaaaatggagggatgtacgggagggaggggttagattgagcAGGtcaaagggttggcacaacattgtgggctgaagggcctgtactgcgatACTCATCTTGTTttccaagggtctcggcccgaaacgtcaactgtttactcatttccacacagacactgcctggtctgtggagttcctccagcattttatatgcgttgctcggatttcaagcgtctgcaggttttctcttcttTGCGGTGTTAGAAGTTTGGGAGTTGAGTGTGAGGGGAAAACGTACGTTTGAAGGACAGACCCTTAACAATGTTGAGATCCAGATCCATCGCTCCCCAAGAGTAAGCAGATGGGGTGGTAAAGAAACCATATGGCTTGCCTCTGGGGCACTGAGCAGGCGTTCGTGGGGTAGCTGTGTAAAACTTGGGCTGAGGGGAGGGCAGGTGTAACGTACGAGGGGAGGGAGGCCGAGGGGAGGGTGGGTGTAATGTACGAGACGCAGGGAGGGCGAGGGGAGGGTGGACGTAACGTACGAGACGcagggaggctgaggggagggcAGGTGTAACGTACGAGGGGAGGGCGGGTGTAACGTACGAGACGCAGGGAGGGCGAGGGGAGGGCGGACGTAACGTATGAGACGCAGGGAGGTCGAGGGGAGAGCGGGTGTAACGTACGAGGGGAGGGGAGAGCGGGTGTAACGTACAAGACGCAGGGAGGTCGAGGGGAGGGTGGGTGTAACGTACGAGACGCAGGGAGGCCGAGGGGAGGGCGGGTGTAACGTACGAGATGCAGGGAGTCCGAGGGGAGGGCGGGTGTAACGTACGAGATGCAGGGAGGCCGAGGGGAGGGCGGGTGTAACGTACGAGATGCAGGGAGGGCGAGGGGAGGGCGGACGTAACGTACGAGACGCAGGGAGGCCGAGGGGAGGGCGGGTGTAACGTACGAGGGGAGGGAGGTCGAGGGGAGGGTGGGTGTAACGTATGAGAGGCAGGGAGGGCGAGGGGAGGGTGGGTGTAACGTACGAGATGCAGGGAGTCCGAGGGGAGGGTGGGTGTAACGTACGAGAGGCAGGGAGGTCGAGGGGAGGGCGGGTGTAACGTACGAGACGCAGGGAGGCCGAGGGGAGGGCGGACGTAACGTACGAGATGCAGGGAGGTCGAGGGGAGGGCGGGTGTAACGTACGAGATGCAGGGAGGCCGAGGGGAGGGCGGGTATAACGTACGAGACGTAGGGAGTCCGAGGGGAGAGCGGGTGTAACGTACGAGGGGAGGGGAGAGCGGGTGTAACGTACGAGATGTAGGGAGTCCGAGGGGAGGGCGGGTGTAACGTATGAGGGGAGGGAGGCCAAGGGGAGAGCGGGTGTAACATACGAGACGCAGGGAGTACAAGGTAAATTTTATTGTCAGAGtgtataaatgtcaccatataccaccctgagattcatttccccgCGGGCATCctctgcaaatctatagaatagtaactgtaaacaggatcagtgaaagatcaaccagagtgcagaagacaacaaactgtgcaaatgcaaatataaataaacagcaataaataacgagaagatGAGATAAAGAGTCAGTAAAGTGAGATCATATGCTGTCATCtcagtggatgggcaagtgaatatagttatccccttttgttcgggagcctgatggttgaggggtggtaactgttcctgaacctggtgttgtgagtcctgaggctcctgtaccttctacctgatggcagcagtgagaagcagtgggtggtgggggtgtctggagaagggagcacggcctgggtggtgggggtctctggagaagggagcacggcctgggtggtgggggtctctggagaagggagcacggccggggtggtggggatctctggagcacggcctgggtggtggggatctctggagaagggagcacggccggggtggtggggatctctggagaagggagcacggccggggtggtgggggtctctggagaagagcacggccggggtggtgggggtctctggagaagggagcacggcctgggtggtgggggtctctggagaagggagcacggcctgggtggtgggggtctctggagaagggagcacggcctgggaggtggggtctctgatgatggacgctgctttcctacgacagcgttttgtgtcaatgtgctcaatggctgggtgggctttactgtgatggactgggccgaaaCCACTACCTtgtgtgggattttccattcaagggcattggagcTCCCACACCAGGCTGTGCTTTTAA
Protein-coding regions in this window:
- the LOC132383954 gene encoding LOW QUALITY PROTEIN: small ribosomal subunit protein eS8-like (The sequence of the model RefSeq protein was modified relative to this genomic sequence to represent the inferred CDS: substituted 1 base at 1 genomic stop codon), which translates into the protein MGKTRNNWHKRSRTGDKRKPYHKKRNYELGRPPASTKIGPRRIHTARVRGGNKKYRTLGLDAGRFXRCTRKTRIIDVVHNASNNKLVRTKTLVKNCIVQIDSTPFKYEPHFALPLGGKKGAKLTTEEEEILKKRRAKKLLKKYEERRKNAKISSLLEEQFQQGKLLACTSSRPGQCGRADGYILEGKELECYLRKIKAKKGNKRYSCRKCDINKNIFQPKKKNQKLVSQGHPLNCLHRSTESRSHNETALAGTNQ